CGTCCTTGCCCTGGAGGGGACTCAGCAGGCGCTGGGTGCGGATGAAGGCGTTCTGGATCTCGTCGATCTGCCCGGCCATGTGCTCGCGGGCGTCCTCGGCGAAGGCGCTGTCGAGCACGAGCTTCTGGACCTCCGCCAGCCCCTTCAGCTTCTCGGTCTTCTCCTTCCAGCAGTCGAGCAGGCGCCCGGCGAAATCCCGCCCGTCGAAGAACTGGGTCAGATAGCCGTTCACCGCCCGCTCGGCGCTGGGCGACAGCGGCATCCTCTGCAGGACGAACAGGATGCGGAGCTTCTGCATCAGCGTCCGCCCCTTGGTGATCTCGGGCAGCGTGTCCTCGTTGACGAGGAGCGCGCTGCGCCGCTGGAGCGCCGCCTCCGTCCGGGCGCCGCCGAAATAGCCCTCCCCCGTGCGCAGCCGCTGGGACACCTGGCTCAGCGCCATGATCTCCCGCTGCACCGCCTCCACCCCGAACAGGTCGCCGGCGCTGGTGATGGTGAAGCGGTCGGGCTTCGACAATTCACGGCGCAGCGCGAAGATCAGGCTGTCGCTCAGCACCGGCATGGCCGTGCGGCGCACCAGCGTCTCCAGACCCCGGAAGACGGGCGGCGCCTCGTCGGGCAGCGGCTTGTCCCCGGCGATCAGCGACACGATCATGTCCACCCGGTCCACGAAGGGCGCGTCCAGGGAACAGGACGCGGTGCCGGTGTCGCTGCGCAGGATCTCGCCGAGCAGCCGGTCGAGCGGCGCCAGCGCGTCGGCGTCCTCCAGACCGTCCGCCAGCTCCAGCAGGAGCCGCGCCTTTTCGGCGAAGCTGCGGCCCTGGTACAGATGCGTGGTCAGCGCCGCGTCGACCAGGAAGCGCCCGGTGAAGGCGTCGCGGGAGGCGATCAGCCGCTCCGCCGTGGCGGCGTAGGTGGCCGGCGTCAGGTCCGGCGGCTGGGCGTCCTTCAGCCGCTCGCGGGTCAGCCGGGCGACCTCGTTGACCAGGGCGGTCAGCGCGCCCTTGCGGTCCATCGCCCGTTCCGCCTGCTGGAGAATGGCGACGAAGGTCGGGATGTTGGACAGGCTCTGCTGGTGGCGGGGGGAGTGCAGAAGTTCGGTCGGGGTCAGCGCGTTCTCGTCGAAATAGCGCTGGCAATGCCGGCCGATGCTGTCGCGGCCCTGCGGGGTGTAGAAGTCCTCCGGGGTCCGGCAGACGGCGGTGTCGCCTCCGCCGTCCGTGTCCA
The window above is part of the Azospirillum sp. TSH58 genome. Proteins encoded here:
- a CDS encoding response regulator codes for the protein MASDQSIADGRDSGRDLDTDGGGDTAVCRTPEDFYTPQGRDSIGRHCQRYFDENALTPTELLHSPRHQQSLSNIPTFVAILQQAERAMDRKGALTALVNEVARLTRERLKDAQPPDLTPATYAATAERLIASRDAFTGRFLVDAALTTHLYQGRSFAEKARLLLELADGLEDADALAPLDRLLGEILRSDTGTASCSLDAPFVDRVDMIVSLIAGDKPLPDEAPPVFRGLETLVRRTAMPVLSDSLIFALRRELSKPDRFTITSAGDLFGVEAVQREIMALSQVSQRLRTGEGYFGGARTEAALQRRSALLVNEDTLPEITKGRTLMQKLRILFVLQRMPLSPSAERAVNGYLTQFFDGRDFAGRLLDCWKEKTEKLKGLAEVQKLVLDSAFAEDAREHMAGQIDEIQNAFIRTQRLLSPLQGKDEPNPDTVLEMVRMAGDGAFCRGKSRAAVAKALYRQVHRPRFVRSFLLGATGGKERSARASWMRGALGVIGVPFIDLGAIRVLVVDDEEGPRRFVESVLRDLGIGHIDTAADGQEALLRLAGDGAYDLIVCDWMMPKASGLDVLRRVREVRRDLPFLMVTALATLKAVERALAHNVSAYIAKPFTPEQLEEKVFLVLTQKSAPGA